The genomic DNA CCAGATATACCACCTGCTTTAGAACCTATTTATACAACTGAAAAAATAAATCAGAATATTGCACTTTACGCAGGAGAACTGGAAATTAAAACTACCTTCAATAATCAGTCATTAATAATTTTGGGTAGAGGCAAAGTCACATATAAATGGTTTCCAAGTCCAAAACTTCAGGTTGAATTTACTAGTCAATCGAACTCAAGCCCCTTACTAATGGCTGCACTATATGATGAAGATTCACAGCCAGCTTATTTGAATCTTGTAAACATCAAGGTTTTTAACGTTGAAATTATTGTTAATCAGCTTAACTTGAGCAATTCAATTTCCATTTCTGCTACTATATCCGAACCTATCGTTCAAGGCAATGGTCGGTCTTTATCTCATATATTATTCCATGTGACAAATTTCCACGGCATCATTGGTAGACCTACCGCACTATTAGAGAAAAATGGTCGTAGACATCTCATAGAAAGAATAGTATTTGAAGCAAATGGTTGGCAAATCACTTTAGATCAACTTGAAACTACACCATCGATCGTTCAATCTTTGAATGCTCAAGGAGGATTTGGAATTACCCACGTTTGTAGGTTACAAAAATTAAATGGTCAGACATTTTCGGATACAGATGCACTTAAATTCTTGCAATTGTTTACCGATTTCTTGTCTTTCACCAGAGGATTTTATATTTGTACGGGCTTATTAGTTGGTTACGGTGAACATGAAAACAAAATTTGGGAACACTGGCAAAACTCATCAGGAAATTCGTGGAAAAGCATCGCTTCATGGTGTCCAAAACAAGAGGGCAAAATGTTGAGTGATGTATTTCCAGGTTTTGTAAAATGGTGGCAAAGCTGGGCAGAATCAGCAAAACAGTCGCTTTATTGGTATCTGCAAGCTAGCTACGACCCATTAGCCGAACAAGCTATTGTAAATGTTCAGATTGCATTAGAGATACTGACTTATGTTCATTTTGTGGAACTATCAGGAATGAGTAAGGCTGAGTATAAGAAAAATAAGTCTATTGGTAATACTCGAAATCTGCTTACTACTTTAAATATTCCACACACAATCCCAGAAACAGGTGTTTTGCTGAATAAACTTCGAGAATTCGTAATTAAAAACGACTGGAGCGATGGTATCAAAACCATTAATAAAATGCGAAATTCGATTACTCACCCAGAAACTTCAAAGCGCGAACTTTTCTACAACGCTTCATCAATGACCAAAATTGGTGCTGCTTATTTAAGCCTCTGGTATTTGGAACTTACTTTTTTAGCAATGTTTGGTTATGACAAACTATATTCCAATCGGCTTGTAGAATTAAATCTGCAACCCGTTCCTTGGAGAAATGTTTCCGAGACTGAACAAAAAAGCGTTTACTGAGAAACAATCTGCCTGTAAAAATCATTGTTGATTGAGCCTTTTCTCTATATCTGCTCCTGGATTATGTTCCCAGCGATCGCCTACATGAGCATAAATTGAAGTCGTTCTAGGATCGGCATGACCCAATAAATCCTGAACTTGTCTTAAGTCCGAACCAGTTCTCAGTGCCAGCGTCCCAGCAGTATGACGCAGACTATGTGCCGTAAGAGTTCTACCAGGTGTATGTTTGAGATTACATTCAACCAGGGCACGATCGCATATCTCCCGAATACTACGCCTGGATAATCTCCCTCCTTTATTGTTGTTACTAAGAGAGACAAAAACATAATCTGCTGGCTTAATTTTCCGTCTTAAAACTTTTCTTCTTAATTCTAGATATTCCTCTAGCTGGGCGGTCAAATTCTCAGTCAGTGGAACAATTCTGCTAGCTCGTTTTGCCTCTACCTGTAGTCCAGTTTTTATCCCCTGCCTGACGATATCTGCTATCTTTAGTTGGTGCATCTCTACCGTTCTGCAACCTTCTAATGACATAATCCCAATTAAAGCGCGATCGCGCAACAAACTCAGTCTTTCCTTATTCGTTTTCGCCCGATCTAATTGAGACTGTAGATAGTCGAGAAGGTATTTCAATTCCTCTGCTTCCATAAAAGTAATTCGAGCAGCAGGATCTTTTCTATCTTTGGGAGCTTTAACTTTAGCTACGGGATTATTGCTAATCAGCCCATGAGCTTGTGCCGCTTTATAAAATATTCTAATAATGTTGAGCTTGGTGGCGATCGTCGAGTTGGCATATCCCGACTGGACTAAATACTGACGGTATTCCCTAATGTCTTCTGGTTCCGCCTCGGTGGGCGAGAGTAAATTATCACGGCACCAGCTTAAATACTTCTTGGTTTGGGATAGGTAATTACGAATGGTATCGGAGGACGCTGCACCATCTCCTACTTCTAGTTGCAGAAAACGAGCAAAAATATCTTCTAGTGTGGTAGTCTCTACAGGTTCGACTTTCTGAATTTTAAGCGATTTTCTAGTAGAGATAATCTTTTGCTCTGATTTTTCTACTGGAATAATATTAATATCCATAGTTTAGTTTGAACGAAAGTCAGGCGAAAATAATTTATTGTTTGTTAGGACGAGGCTTTAAGCAGACTGCTACAGGGGCTAAAACTAGCGACGGTGACATCAGGGGCAATCTAGCCTAAAAAGCTTGCCCTGAAAAGGTTTACAAAAACTGAATCGGTAGATGTAGTTTCTTAGCAGCTAGATATATTTCTTTCCTTATAATCTTATCTTTCATACTTTGGGTGCTAATTTTGGCTGAAGTTATCTGCATTTTTGCTCTCTCGTAAAATGCTAAAGCATCCTCCCCATTTTTGGCACTGCTGAAAATTATGCCCTCTATATTGCCATATTTCTCTGGTGTTTCATAGAAGTATTTGCTCCATTCCTGGGTTAGCGTTCTGCGGTCGTTATTCGCGATAGTTGTGTTCAATCCAGCATTCCAACATCCTT from Myxosarcina sp. GI1 includes the following:
- a CDS encoding tyrosine-type recombinase/integrase; this translates as MDINIIPVEKSEQKIISTRKSLKIQKVEPVETTTLEDIFARFLQLEVGDGAASSDTIRNYLSQTKKYLSWCRDNLLSPTEAEPEDIREYRQYLVQSGYANSTIATKLNIIRIFYKAAQAHGLISNNPVAKVKAPKDRKDPAARITFMEAEELKYLLDYLQSQLDRAKTNKERLSLLRDRALIGIMSLEGCRTVEMHQLKIADIVRQGIKTGLQVEAKRASRIVPLTENLTAQLEEYLELRRKVLRRKIKPADYVFVSLSNNNKGGRLSRRSIREICDRALVECNLKHTPGRTLTAHSLRHTAGTLALRTGSDLRQVQDLLGHADPRTTSIYAHVGDRWEHNPGADIEKRLNQQ